ATGACCAGAGATATAGATATTGTTATTAAAATTTTTCATACAAATAAGGAAAAAATAATCAACGCCTTTAAGAATGATTATGGAGTCTCCGAGGAAGATATTGATTTTGCTCTTCAACATAATCTGATGTTCAATTTTTTTCATAAGGGTACAAAAGCAAAAGTTGATTTTATTGTTCAAAAAAGAACTGAGTACAGATTGAATGAGTTTGACAGAAGAAAGTTCTTTGAGTCTGAAACCTATAAGGGGTATGTTGTTTCTAAGGAAGATTTGATTATTTCTAAGGTTGAATGGGCTAAAGATTCATTTTCTGAGCAGCAAAAAATTGATATTAAATATTTGCTGCAAACAGGTGTTGATGAACAATACCTTCGCCATTGGTTAAGTGAATTAAACTTATCAGAAATTTTTAATAAGTTAGCATATGAATGACACATTACCGCACATACAGAAACGATATGAGGATATGATCATGGAATTACCATGGGAAAAGCGACTTGAAATGGGAGCAGAAATGTTCGATACAGGTTTAGCTTTATTGAGAATGGGTTTACCAGATGGACTTACTGAAAAAGAAAAAGAATTAGAGATTTTTAAAAGAATGTATCAGCCGGATTTCAATTCTGAAAAACTTGAAAAATGGATGAAGATGTACAAAGAATATTTAGATTCAATCGAATAAGTTATTATTAATTACAAATTATTAATTATATAAAATGCCTTTCTATCATAAGCTGGGAAAATTCCCGCAAAAAAGACATACACAGTTCCGTCAGCCCGACGGCTCTTTGTATAAAGAAGAATTGTTTTCTACTATAGGCTTTGATAGCATTTACTCAAATGCTTATCACATAAATTCTCCCGCTAAAATAAACGGTGTAGAAGATAAAGTAGAAGTGTTTCATATTGAAGAATGGGAAAACGCTCCGCTAAAACCGTATCACTTCAAAACAAAACCGCTTACACCAGAAAGCGATATCATCTATGGCAGAAAGCCCGTGATGTATAACAACGATGTTATAATGAGCATGTGTCTTCCTGCATCGCAGCCCGATGCATTTTTTAAAAATGCATTGTATGATGAAGTTTATTTTGTGCATGAAGGCGAAGGAACACTTGAAACTCAGTTAGGATTTATGAAATTCAGAAGAGGAGATTATATTGTTATTCCAAGAGGAATAATTTATAAATTTAATTATACAACTCAGCCGAGACTTTTAATATTTGAATCTAACGGACCGGTTGAAACTCCGCGCAGATACAGAAATCATTTCGGACAGCTTCTTGAACACTCTCCTTATTGCGAGAGAGATATCAGAGTTCCCGAAGAGATGGTTACAATAGATGAGAAGGGTGACTTTGTAATTAAGATTAAAAAAGGAAAACAGATGACGGCTATTCATTATGATTTCCATCCTTTCGATGTTGTCGGTTATGACGGATATTACTTCCCTTGGATTTTCAACATAGAAGATTTTATGCCTATCACAGGTAAAATTCATATGCCGCCGCCTATTCATCAGACTTTCCATGCGCCGGGATTTGTAATCTGTTCGTTCTGCCCGCGACTTCTTGATTATCATCCGCTTGCTGTACCGATTCCTTACAATCACAGTAACATTGATTCAGATGAAATGCTTTATTATGTTGACGGAAATTTTTCAAGCAGAAAAGGTGTTGAGTATGCTTCAATAAGTCTGCACCCCAACGGTATTCCGCACGGCCCGCATCCCGGAACTGTTGATGCTGCATTGGGCAAAACAGAAACTCTTGAAACTGCTGTTATGATGGATACGTTCAGACCGTTAAAGCTTACAAACTTTGCAAAAGACTGGAGCGCTGAAGAATATTACTTAAGCTGGAGAGAAGCAGAGCCGAGTGAACTGATTAACGAAGGACAGTAAATATAATTTTCATATTATTATACTAAAGGCGGTTTCATTTAATGATGCCGCCTTTTTTGTTGTCATATATTTTAAAACCCCATTCTATTATACTAAAATATTAATACTTATTTAAGTTGACAATGTAGTTTTATTTAATTAAGTTATAATAAGAAAAAAAACATTATTCATATCTCTACAATTCTTCTAAACAACTCCGGAATCTTGAACAAATAATATACCTCCTTCAAATTAAACTACAAGGAGTAACTATGTTGTCAAAAAAATGTTTCAAGTATTTTTTACTGTACATTCAAAAAATTCTTATAAGCCTTTCATTCTTAATTACACTTACTCAAATTGTCTGTGCTCAGGTTAACCAGGAATGGGTCAGTCTTTATGACAGAACCGGAAACGGAAACTTAGGAATTATTGCAATGAAAACTGATAACGCCGGAAATATTTACATTACCGGAGCAACTTATTTTACTCAATTCAGTCCGGACTATGTAACTATAAAATATAATTCTGCAGGTGTTCAACAGTGGACTGCTACGTATAACGGCCCGGGAAATTTCAATGATGAACCGTCCTCTATAGCTATTGACTTAGCAGGTAATGTATATGTTACGGGTGGAAGTTATGGGAATAACTCTAATTATGATTATGCAACTATTAAATATAATTCAAGCGGCGTTGAACAATGGGTTGCAAGATACAACGGATCCGGCAATAATATAGATGAGGCAACCTCGATAGCTGTGGATAATAGCGGAAGTGTTTATGTTACAGGTTGGAGCAGGGGAAGTAATTCTAATGATGATTATGTTACAATTAAATATAATTCTTCAGGTGTTCAGCAATGGGTCGCCTTATATAATGGTCCTGCTAATAGTAGTGATCAGGCGTCAAGTCTTATAGTAGATCAATCAGGAAATATATATGTTACAGGAGGAAGTGTTACTTCGGGAAAATTTGTAGATTGTGTGACCATTAAATATAACTCAGCGGGTGTTCAGCAATGGAGAGCTGTTTATGATGGAGCAGTAAATCAACCGGAAACGGGAAAATTTGTAGGACTGGACATAGCAGGAAATGTGTATGTAACGGGTTCAAGTTTTGATACAACTACCGGTCCAGATATTTTAACTATTAAATACAATAGTTCAGGAATTGAACAATGGGTAAGAAAATATAATAGAACCGGAAATATGATAGACGAAGCTGCGGGGATGGTAGTTGATGGCTTGGGAAATACCTATATTACAGGAAATAGCGTTGATGATTACATTACTCTCAAATATAATTCGGCAGGCGTTCAGCAATGGGCTTCATTTTATAATGGAACCGGAAACTTTATAGATGAAGCTAAGTCGATAGCTACTGATAAAATCGGGAATGTATATGTTACGGGCGAAAGCCTGTTAACAGGCTCAACATCAGAGTTTGCTACACTTAAATATAATTCCAACGGAACTCAGCAATGGATTAAAAAATATTCAGGAACAGGAATGTTTTTTAATAGAGTGCCCATCCTAAGTGCTGATACCTCCGGAAATGTAGTGATTTCAGGAATAAGTAATGGAATAAATAATAGCTCATATTATACGACCATAAAGTATTCTCAGTTTGTAGGGATATCGCCGGTTTCGTCGAATCTACCTTCCGGATTCTCATTATCGCAAAACTATCCTAACCCGTTCAATCCTTCAACTAAAATAAATTTTTCGTTACCGTTCAAGACATTAGTTAAATTATCTGTCTTTAATTCACTTGGTAAGGAAGTAAGTTCTTTGGTAAACGAAAATCTACCCGCAGGAAATTATGAATATCAGTTTAATGCAGAAAATTATCCCAGTGGAATATTTTTTTACAAGCTTGAAACTGAAAGTTTTACAGAAACAAGGAAAATGATTTTGTTAAAATAATTTAATATCGGGGTGTAAATCAAAATCTAACCTGAGAGGATTAAAATCCTTTCAGGTTTTTTTATTTATCAGAGGCAAAAGCAAGTCCTACACCTTTAAGTGCATTTTCAAGTTTGGGAATTGTGCTTGGTCCGAAACCGTGAAGCTTTAACAAATCTTTCTTAGAGTATTTTGAAAGTATTTTAAGAGTTGTAATCTTCTCTCTTTCAAGTGCTCTTCTTGCAGGCGCACTGATAGTAGATAAAAATCCTTCCTTAGGCTTCTTTTCTTTTTCACATATGGGGCAAACAGGGCAGTCACTGCTTTTATAATAAGTGTGTCCTTTACTGCATATTCTTTTATTCTTTGATTCCTGTTTCATTATTTTCGGAAAAAAGTTACTCTGTAATTTTTTATTTCAACCGAAATTATTCCTGCTTTTACGG
The genomic region above belongs to Bacteroidota bacterium and contains:
- a CDS encoding SBBP repeat-containing protein translates to MLSKKCFKYFLLYIQKILISLSFLITLTQIVCAQVNQEWVSLYDRTGNGNLGIIAMKTDNAGNIYITGATYFTQFSPDYVTIKYNSAGVQQWTATYNGPGNFNDEPSSIAIDLAGNVYVTGGSYGNNSNYDYATIKYNSSGVEQWVARYNGSGNNIDEATSIAVDNSGSVYVTGWSRGSNSNDDYVTIKYNSSGVQQWVALYNGPANSSDQASSLIVDQSGNIYVTGGSVTSGKFVDCVTIKYNSAGVQQWRAVYDGAVNQPETGKFVGLDIAGNVYVTGSSFDTTTGPDILTIKYNSSGIEQWVRKYNRTGNMIDEAAGMVVDGLGNTYITGNSVDDYITLKYNSAGVQQWASFYNGTGNFIDEAKSIATDKIGNVYVTGESLLTGSTSEFATLKYNSNGTQQWIKKYSGTGMFFNRVPILSADTSGNVVISGISNGINNSSYYTTIKYSQFVGISPVSSNLPSGFSLSQNYPNPFNPSTKINFSLPFKTLVKLSVFNSLGKEVSSLVNENLPAGNYEYQFNAENYPSGIFFYKLETESFTETRKMILLK
- a CDS encoding homogentisate 1,2-dioxygenase, with the protein product MPFYHKLGKFPQKRHTQFRQPDGSLYKEELFSTIGFDSIYSNAYHINSPAKINGVEDKVEVFHIEEWENAPLKPYHFKTKPLTPESDIIYGRKPVMYNNDVIMSMCLPASQPDAFFKNALYDEVYFVHEGEGTLETQLGFMKFRRGDYIVIPRGIIYKFNYTTQPRLLIFESNGPVETPRRYRNHFGQLLEHSPYCERDIRVPEEMVTIDEKGDFVIKIKKGKQMTAIHYDFHPFDVVGYDGYYFPWIFNIEDFMPITGKIHMPPPIHQTFHAPGFVICSFCPRLLDYHPLAVPIPYNHSNIDSDEMLYYVDGNFSSRKGVEYASISLHPNGIPHGPHPGTVDAALGKTETLETAVMMDTFRPLKLTNFAKDWSAEEYYLSWREAEPSELINEGQ